A genomic window from Pantoea alhagi includes:
- the gorA gene encoding glutathione-disulfide reductase, producing the protein MTRHYDYLAIGGGSGGIASINRAAMYGQKCALIEAKELGGTCVNVGCVPKKVMWHAAQIAEAIHNYGPDYGFDTTVNNFSWQTVVKNRTAYIDRIHTSYETVLGKNNVDVIKGFARFVDAHTVEVNGEKITADHILIATGGRPVQPTIPGAEYGINSDGFFELDEMPKRTAVVGAGYIAVEIAGVLNALGSETHLFVRKDAPLRQFDPLLSETLVEVMNAEGPTLHTQSVPKAVVKNSDGSLTLQLENGNEQTVDCLIWAIGREPATDNLNLAVTGVALNEKGYIQVDKFQNTSVSGIYAVGDNTGAVELTPVAVAAGRRLSERLFNNKPDEHLDYSNIPTVVFSHPPIGTVGLSEPQAREQYGDEAVKVYKSSFTAMYTAVTQHRQPCRMKLVCVGPEEKIVGIHGIGFGMDEMLQGFAVALKMGATKKDFDNTVAIHPTASEEFVTMR; encoded by the coding sequence ATGACCCGACATTATGATTATCTCGCTATTGGCGGCGGCAGCGGCGGGATTGCATCCATTAACCGTGCGGCAATGTATGGGCAGAAATGCGCCCTGATCGAAGCCAAAGAGCTGGGTGGCACCTGCGTCAACGTGGGCTGCGTACCGAAAAAAGTGATGTGGCATGCGGCTCAGATTGCTGAAGCGATCCATAACTACGGCCCTGATTACGGTTTCGATACCACCGTCAATAACTTTAGCTGGCAGACGGTGGTAAAAAACCGTACGGCCTATATCGATCGCATCCATACCTCATACGAAACGGTGCTGGGCAAAAACAACGTAGACGTGATTAAAGGTTTCGCCCGTTTTGTTGATGCGCATACGGTAGAAGTGAATGGCGAGAAAATCACCGCCGACCATATCCTGATTGCCACCGGCGGACGTCCGGTTCAGCCGACAATCCCGGGCGCGGAATATGGCATTAACTCTGACGGCTTTTTTGAGCTGGACGAGATGCCGAAGCGCACCGCTGTCGTGGGCGCGGGCTATATCGCGGTTGAGATCGCGGGCGTACTGAATGCGCTGGGCTCAGAAACCCACCTGTTCGTGCGTAAAGATGCGCCGCTGCGTCAATTCGATCCGCTACTTAGCGAAACGCTGGTTGAAGTGATGAACGCCGAAGGTCCCACGCTGCACACCCAGTCGGTGCCAAAAGCAGTCGTGAAAAACAGCGACGGCAGCCTGACACTGCAGCTGGAAAACGGCAACGAACAAACCGTTGATTGCCTGATTTGGGCCATTGGCCGCGAACCGGCGACCGATAATCTGAACCTGGCCGTGACCGGCGTTGCGCTGAATGAAAAAGGCTATATCCAGGTGGATAAATTCCAGAACACCAGCGTTTCCGGCATTTATGCCGTTGGCGATAACACCGGCGCGGTTGAGCTGACCCCGGTTGCGGTGGCTGCAGGCCGTCGCCTTTCCGAGCGTCTGTTTAACAACAAGCCTGATGAGCATCTGGATTACAGCAATATTCCAACCGTGGTATTCAGCCATCCGCCGATCGGCACCGTTGGCCTGAGCGAGCCGCAGGCACGCGAGCAGTATGGAGACGAGGCGGTAAAAGTCTATAAGTCATCCTTTACCGCGATGTACACCGCCGTTACACAGCATCGCCAGCCGTGCCGTATGAAGCTGGTTTGCGTCGGCCCGGAAGAAAAAATCGTGGGTATTCACGGTATTGGTTTCGGCATGGATGAAATGCTGCAGGGCTTCGCGGTAGCGTTGAAAATGGGCGCCACCAAGAAAGACTTTGATAACACCGTGGCGATTCACCCCACCGCATCGGAAGAATTTGTCACCATGCGCTAA
- a CDS encoding gluconate 2-dehydrogenase subunit 3 family protein, protein MLFNKETSRRKFLLGALVALPLSDMIFKGLTAAQAAEMAAPELMDYKPIFFNAEEWQFILAATDRLIPAGGKGNAPGALETNVPVFIDQQLHGDMGEEIYMQGPFNAHAPATMGYQIPYRPQQLYKIAIPLIDKWSKTTYQKPFHQLSQQEKDEVLTHLQKDGIDFAALGEESMKPSHFFSQLISDTKHGYLSDPMYGGNKGMKAWIAIGFPGARASFLEWVKQHNVPYPLGPVSIKGERA, encoded by the coding sequence ATGTTGTTCAATAAAGAAACATCCCGCCGTAAGTTTTTGCTCGGCGCTCTTGTCGCTTTGCCATTAAGCGATATGATTTTCAAAGGACTTACCGCAGCACAGGCCGCTGAAATGGCCGCCCCCGAGTTAATGGACTATAAACCCATCTTTTTTAACGCTGAAGAGTGGCAGTTTATTCTGGCCGCAACCGATCGTTTAATTCCGGCCGGCGGTAAAGGCAACGCCCCCGGCGCGCTGGAAACCAACGTGCCGGTGTTTATCGACCAGCAGCTTCATGGCGATATGGGCGAAGAAATTTATATGCAAGGGCCGTTTAACGCCCATGCGCCTGCCACCATGGGCTATCAAATCCCTTACCGTCCGCAGCAGCTCTATAAGATTGCTATTCCCCTGATCGATAAATGGAGCAAGACAACCTATCAGAAACCTTTTCATCAGCTATCACAGCAGGAAAAAGATGAAGTGCTAACCCATCTGCAAAAAGATGGCATCGACTTCGCTGCTCTGGGTGAAGAGAGCATGAAGCCTTCACACTTTTTCAGCCAGCTGATTTCCGATACCAAGCATGGCTACCTCTCCGATCCGATGTATGGCGGCAACAAAGGTATGAAAGCCTGGATCGCCATCGGCTTTCCCGGCGCTCGCGCCAGCTTCCTGGAGTGGGTTAAGCAGCACAACGTGCCTTATCCGTTAGGGCCAGTGAGTATCAAAGGTGAACGCGCCTGA
- a CDS encoding GMC family oxidoreductase, translated as MAQLNKKEVDVVVVGLGWAGSLMSIELAMAGLTVRALEKGPERDYPEFAYPKPADEYAYAVRNKVMTTPAESAVTVRYNMDQTALPTRKWGAFVPGGGVGGSGLHWTGVLIRPTPTDLKLKTYADEAYKPGILQEEMRIMDFPFTWDEIEPYFDKFERICGQSGNTGNLRGKILEGGDPFEGPRSHPYPLPALEDTLNNVMFAEAAKKLGYHPFPNPSAAVSRAWTNPYGNQIAPCNYCGYCSKYPCLNYSKASPQTAVMDALKRMDNFSYEVNANVLKVVLHDDKKTAKGVIYIDEQGNECFQPAKIVVLSSFQLYNVHLMLLSGIGKPYNPITEEGVVGRNYAFLSNGGATLFFKDKNFNPFATSGPTGQMFNDISPGNFDGPGLGFIGGAKIHSSQATGTPIGTALPKGTPSWGMGWKEGLEEWYGHSMKISITTTCMSYRDIYLDLDPNYTNEHGQPLLRMTFNWKQNELKLQQYLKGIVGNIAKELNPDSMSMSFLPMDAQFDLTKYVSTHNVGGAVMGDNPKTSALNRYLQSWDVHNVFVPGGNAFPQNFQANPTDTIGAITLMAAQAIKEQYLKNPGPLVQV; from the coding sequence ATGGCACAGCTAAATAAAAAAGAAGTCGACGTCGTTGTGGTCGGCCTGGGTTGGGCTGGCTCTTTAATGAGTATTGAGCTGGCAATGGCGGGATTAACGGTACGGGCGCTGGAAAAAGGGCCGGAACGCGACTACCCCGAGTTCGCCTATCCGAAACCGGCAGATGAATACGCTTACGCGGTACGTAACAAGGTTATGACCACGCCAGCGGAATCGGCGGTCACCGTACGCTACAACATGGATCAGACCGCGCTGCCCACCCGCAAATGGGGCGCTTTTGTTCCGGGCGGCGGCGTGGGCGGTTCAGGTCTGCACTGGACCGGCGTGCTGATTCGGCCGACGCCAACCGACTTAAAGCTCAAAACCTACGCTGACGAAGCGTATAAGCCAGGCATCTTGCAGGAAGAGATGCGCATAATGGACTTCCCGTTCACCTGGGATGAAATTGAGCCTTATTTCGACAAATTTGAGCGCATCTGCGGCCAGTCCGGCAACACCGGCAACCTGCGCGGCAAAATTCTTGAGGGCGGCGACCCGTTTGAAGGGCCGCGTTCTCATCCTTATCCGCTGCCAGCGCTGGAAGATACGCTGAACAACGTGATGTTCGCGGAAGCGGCGAAAAAACTGGGATATCATCCGTTCCCGAACCCATCTGCGGCGGTTTCACGCGCCTGGACCAACCCATACGGCAACCAGATCGCCCCGTGTAACTACTGCGGCTATTGCAGTAAGTATCCTTGCCTGAACTACTCAAAAGCGTCACCGCAAACCGCCGTGATGGATGCGCTGAAGCGTATGGATAACTTCTCCTATGAAGTGAACGCCAACGTGTTAAAAGTGGTGCTGCACGATGATAAGAAAACGGCGAAAGGCGTTATCTACATTGATGAGCAGGGCAACGAATGCTTCCAGCCAGCAAAAATCGTGGTGCTAAGCAGCTTCCAGCTTTACAACGTGCATCTGATGCTGCTCTCCGGCATCGGCAAGCCTTATAACCCGATTACCGAAGAGGGTGTGGTTGGACGTAACTACGCCTTCCTGAGCAACGGCGGCGCCACGCTGTTTTTCAAAGATAAAAACTTCAATCCGTTTGCGACCTCCGGCCCTACCGGCCAGATGTTTAACGATATCTCACCGGGCAATTTCGATGGTCCGGGGCTGGGCTTTATCGGCGGCGCGAAGATCCACAGCTCGCAGGCGACCGGAACGCCGATCGGCACCGCATTGCCAAAAGGCACGCCGTCATGGGGCATGGGCTGGAAAGAGGGTCTGGAAGAGTGGTATGGCCACTCTATGAAGATCAGCATTACCACCACCTGCATGTCTTACCGTGATATCTATCTGGATCTCGATCCGAACTACACCAATGAGCATGGCCAGCCGCTGCTGCGCATGACGTTCAACTGGAAACAGAATGAGCTGAAATTGCAGCAATACCTGAAAGGTATCGTGGGCAATATTGCTAAAGAGCTCAACCCGGACAGCATGAGCATGAGCTTTCTGCCGATGGATGCGCAATTTGATCTGACCAAATATGTTTCTACCCACAACGTGGGCGGCGCGGTAATGGGCGATAACCCGAAAACCTCGGCGCTTAACCGCTACCTGCAAAGTTGGGATGTGCATAACGTGTTCGTACCGGGCGGCAATGCTTTCCCGCAAAACTTCCAGGCGAACCCCACCGATACTATCGGCGCGATCACCCTGATGGCGGCACAGGCGATCAAAGAGCAGTATCTGAAAAACCCCGGCCCACTGGTACAGGTATAA
- a CDS encoding c-type cytochrome → MKLFTLKNFIFGNLLALAAGFSAGVQADDSTQLIKQGEYLSRLGDCMACHSLPGKPAYSGGLAIESNLGTIYSTNITPDKKYGIGNYSEQQFSDAVRKGILPDGSRLYPAMPYPDYAKISDTDMHALYVYFMQGVQPVADAAPETKLSFPFNQRWGMRFWNWAFTSDKPFQPIGGASAEINRGAYIVESLGHCGSCHTPRRITMNEKSLDSSEDTFLAGGELNGWSVPALRGMPHWSEQEIVDYLQTGRNDKAAVGGEMTSVVEHSSSHMSDADLKAIAAYLKFLGGNPGLHAADPQAVEKTAAKLTAAKNLTEGERLYIDNCNACHFVNGKGAPGVFPELDQASIVNAESPVGLIHTILAGAQQPSTAKAPSTLAMPGFAARLSDEEVAKLATFIRQGWSNHAPAVTSDQVKDVRKNLKHGE, encoded by the coding sequence ATGAAGCTGTTTACTCTGAAAAATTTCATTTTTGGCAACCTACTGGCGCTGGCTGCGGGTTTCTCTGCTGGCGTACAGGCCGATGATTCCACTCAGCTAATTAAGCAGGGCGAATATCTTTCCCGTCTCGGCGACTGCATGGCTTGCCACTCGCTGCCGGGCAAACCCGCTTATTCCGGCGGCCTGGCGATTGAGTCGAATCTGGGCACCATCTATTCAACCAATATTACGCCTGATAAAAAGTACGGTATCGGCAACTATAGCGAACAGCAGTTTTCTGATGCCGTGCGCAAAGGGATCCTGCCAGATGGCTCACGCCTCTACCCGGCGATGCCTTATCCCGACTATGCCAAAATCAGCGACACGGATATGCATGCGCTTTACGTCTACTTTATGCAGGGCGTGCAGCCAGTTGCCGATGCCGCGCCGGAAACGAAACTGAGTTTTCCGTTTAACCAGCGTTGGGGCATGCGTTTCTGGAACTGGGCCTTTACCTCTGATAAGCCGTTCCAGCCGATTGGCGGCGCTTCTGCGGAGATCAACCGAGGCGCTTATATCGTCGAGAGCCTGGGCCACTGCGGCAGTTGCCATACGCCGCGTCGCATCACCATGAATGAAAAATCGCTCGACAGCAGCGAAGACACCTTCCTGGCGGGCGGCGAGCTGAACGGCTGGTCAGTGCCTGCGTTACGCGGCATGCCGCACTGGAGCGAGCAGGAGATCGTCGATTATCTGCAAACCGGGCGCAATGATAAAGCGGCGGTAGGCGGTGAGATGACGTCGGTGGTGGAGCATAGTTCTTCGCACATGAGCGATGCCGATCTGAAAGCGATTGCCGCTTATCTGAAGTTCCTTGGCGGCAACCCTGGTCTGCATGCCGCCGATCCGCAGGCAGTGGAAAAAACTGCTGCGAAGCTGACTGCGGCGAAGAATCTGACGGAAGGCGAGCGTCTGTATATCGATAACTGCAACGCCTGCCACTTCGTTAATGGCAAGGGCGCGCCGGGCGTCTTCCCGGAGCTGGATCAGGCCTCGATTGTTAACGCCGAAAGCCCGGTGGGATTAATTCACACCATTCTTGCCGGTGCGCAGCAGCCCTCCACGGCCAAAGCGCCCTCTACGCTGGCGATGCCGGGCTTTGCTGCCCGTCTGAGCGATGAGGAAGTGGCAAAGCTGGCAACCTTTATCCGTCAGGGCTGGAGCAACCATGCCCCGGCAGTGACCAGCGATCAGGTGAAGGACGTACGCAAAAACCTGAAGCACGGTGAGTAA
- a CDS encoding glycoside hydrolase family 15 protein, with amino-acid sequence MKNMTYHSPARQKGYAGLGDYAAIGEGRSVALIAPDGAIDWWCAPNMDSPPLFDRILDAGTGGYFQVAPKGEWQMQRSYRENSNVLETRYQTETGEVLITESLNSTLAGRLPWNELARRVEGISGNVEMQIIFQPGTRAETCSPWQKRINGHPVYHVGELMAMLRLTDDVQIDECDDERFTATFTASPDSRTLVALVTTEREPLAIPAPEKIDERIETSHTAWRDWADGLSWDGPYDNHVRRSALALKFLWYSPTGALAAAATTSLPEKLGNDKNYDYRYAWIRDACLIIKAFVYLGSLEDCKAAFSWLSATIRRHDGGLRACYTLEGGQVPEERIPPLEGYQGTQPVRVGNNARDQVQLSMYGDMLATARLFIQAGHVLDLSTSRLLGKLANHCADGWRQKDSGIWELPEEQHYTHSKMACWLALDQAVELARDDHIEPTWLRRWERERDRIRDWIETHCWSEKRQAYTFYAGSERLDAAVALTHYYGSKVNPQRMLSTLTQIREELGHGGVMLYRYSDVEKEEATFVACAFWLVEALAELGQREEARRTMDEILEQLCQRGNIEIFNEMFDTNTKSWLGNMPQGLSHLSLVCAAKALADDNSGSKV; translated from the coding sequence GTGAAAAACATGACCTATCATTCTCCCGCCAGGCAAAAAGGCTATGCCGGGCTGGGCGACTACGCCGCGATTGGCGAAGGACGTTCCGTTGCGTTGATTGCGCCTGACGGAGCGATCGACTGGTGGTGCGCGCCGAATATGGATTCGCCGCCGCTGTTCGATCGCATTCTGGACGCCGGGACGGGCGGCTATTTCCAGGTGGCACCGAAGGGAGAATGGCAAATGCAGCGCAGCTATCGTGAAAACAGCAATGTGCTGGAGACGCGCTACCAGACGGAAACGGGCGAAGTGCTGATAACGGAATCACTGAACAGTACGCTGGCGGGAAGGCTGCCGTGGAATGAGCTGGCGCGTCGCGTGGAAGGCATTAGCGGAAACGTTGAGATGCAGATAATTTTTCAGCCCGGCACGCGCGCGGAGACCTGTTCGCCCTGGCAAAAGCGCATCAACGGTCATCCGGTTTATCACGTTGGCGAACTGATGGCGATGCTGCGCCTGACGGATGATGTACAGATTGATGAATGCGATGATGAGCGCTTTACTGCCACCTTTACCGCCTCGCCTGATTCACGCACGCTGGTGGCGTTAGTCACCACCGAACGCGAACCGCTGGCGATCCCGGCACCGGAGAAAATCGACGAACGGATTGAGACCAGTCATACCGCCTGGCGCGACTGGGCGGACGGGCTAAGCTGGGACGGCCCTTACGATAATCATGTGCGTCGTTCGGCGCTGGCGCTAAAGTTTCTCTGGTATTCGCCAACCGGCGCGCTGGCGGCGGCGGCTACCACTTCGCTGCCGGAAAAGCTCGGCAACGATAAAAATTACGATTATCGCTACGCCTGGATCCGCGATGCCTGTCTGATCATTAAGGCGTTTGTCTATCTTGGCTCGCTGGAAGATTGTAAAGCGGCCTTTTCCTGGTTATCGGCCACCATACGGCGACATGACGGCGGCCTGCGCGCCTGCTATACGCTGGAAGGCGGGCAGGTGCCGGAAGAACGCATTCCGCCGCTGGAGGGCTATCAGGGAACGCAGCCGGTGCGGGTGGGCAATAACGCGCGCGATCAGGTTCAGCTGAGTATGTATGGCGATATGCTGGCGACTGCGCGGCTGTTTATCCAGGCGGGGCACGTGCTGGATCTCTCTACCTCACGCCTGCTGGGCAAACTGGCGAATCACTGCGCCGACGGCTGGCGGCAAAAGGATTCCGGTATCTGGGAGCTGCCGGAAGAGCAGCACTATACGCATTCCAAAATGGCCTGTTGGCTGGCGCTCGATCAGGCGGTAGAGCTGGCGCGGGATGATCATATTGAGCCGACCTGGCTGCGGCGCTGGGAACGTGAACGGGACCGCATTCGCGACTGGATCGAAACGCACTGCTGGTCGGAAAAGCGTCAGGCCTACACCTTTTATGCCGGAAGCGAGCGGCTGGATGCGGCAGTTGCGCTTACCCATTATTACGGCAGCAAAGTCAATCCGCAGCGAATGTTATCGACCCTGACGCAGATACGTGAGGAGCTGGGCCACGGCGGCGTGATGCTTTACCGCTATTCGGATGTGGAAAAAGAGGAAGCCACTTTCGTCGCCTGCGCCTTCTGGCTGGTAGAGGCGCTGGCGGAGCTGGGCCAACGGGAAGAGGCGCGGCGCACTATGGATGAGATCCTTGAGCAATTGTGTCAACGCGGCAATATTGAGATTTTCAATGAGATGTTCGATACGAACACTAAAAGCTGGCTGGGCAATATGCCGCAGGGGCTGAGTCATCTGTCGCTGGTGTGCGCCGCTAAGGCGTTGGCGGACGATAATTCGGGATCGAAGGTATAA
- the adhP gene encoding alcohol dehydrogenase AdhP, whose amino-acid sequence MKAAVVTKDHRVAVVEKTLRALEHGEARLKMECCGVCHTDLHVKNGDFGDTTGITLGHEGIGIVEEVGPGVTSLKPGDRASVAWFYQGCGHCEYCNSGNETLCREVKNAGYSVDGGMAEECIVVADYAVKVPDGLDPAAASSVTCAGVTTYKAVKISGIRPGKWIAIYGLGGLGNLALQYAKNVFNAKVIAIDINDDQLAFASEMGADMVINSRNEDAAKVIQERVGGAHAAVVTAVAKSAFNSAVDAMRAGGRIVAVGLPPESMSLNIPRLVLDGIEVVGSLVGTREDLAEAFQFAAEGKVVPKVQRRSIEEINEILHEMEEGKIRGRMVIDFTHS is encoded by the coding sequence ATGAAAGCAGCCGTTGTAACTAAAGATCATCGCGTAGCCGTAGTAGAGAAAACGCTGCGCGCGCTGGAACATGGCGAAGCTCGTCTGAAAATGGAATGCTGTGGCGTTTGCCATACCGATTTGCATGTAAAGAATGGAGATTTCGGCGATACCACTGGCATCACGCTGGGCCATGAAGGGATCGGGATAGTGGAAGAGGTCGGGCCAGGCGTAACCTCGCTCAAACCCGGCGACCGCGCCAGCGTTGCCTGGTTTTATCAGGGCTGCGGTCACTGTGAATACTGCAACAGCGGTAATGAGACGCTCTGCCGCGAGGTTAAAAATGCAGGCTATAGCGTCGATGGCGGCATGGCGGAAGAGTGCATTGTGGTAGCCGATTACGCGGTTAAGGTGCCTGACGGGCTCGATCCTGCCGCGGCCAGCAGCGTGACCTGTGCAGGCGTCACCACCTATAAAGCGGTGAAAATTTCCGGCATACGTCCGGGCAAATGGATTGCTATTTACGGCCTGGGCGGCCTGGGTAATCTGGCGCTGCAGTACGCGAAAAATGTCTTCAACGCCAAAGTGATCGCTATAGATATTAATGACGATCAGCTCGCCTTTGCCAGTGAAATGGGCGCGGATATGGTGATTAACTCACGTAATGAAGATGCGGCGAAAGTGATTCAGGAACGCGTGGGCGGCGCACATGCAGCAGTGGTGACCGCCGTGGCGAAATCCGCCTTTAACTCAGCGGTAGATGCCATGCGTGCCGGTGGCCGTATTGTGGCCGTTGGCCTGCCGCCGGAATCGATGAGTCTGAATATACCGCGTCTGGTGCTGGATGGTATTGAGGTAGTTGGCTCGCTGGTGGGCACTCGCGAAGATCTGGCCGAGGCCTTTCAGTTTGCTGCCGAAGGCAAGGTGGTGCCGAAAGTGCAGCGCCGCTCTATTGAGGAAATCAACGAGATCCTGCATGAGATGGAGGAAGGTAAAATCCGTGGCCGCATGGTAATCGATTTTACTCACTCATAA
- a CDS encoding alpha/beta hydrolase translates to MISRRRFLLGAGASLFSIKTGNLFARQNVIPLWPDVPPGGGGPTGALHINKSGSWSNIVSPSIQRFQPEKPNGEAVLIAAGGGYNWIGMGREAWPVAHWLNGFGYTTYVLSYRLPGEKWHAGPLAALQDAQRAIRLVRAMEGRVHALGFSAGAHLLGMAAARSGFASYSPQDELDASAAVVDSVGLIYPVITLEAPYNHTTTHRILTGKHATPQEEAEWSIENYVTAAYPPTFLAQAEDDRVSPPQNSTIMRDACRRVGVPVEWVQISQGGHGFGLGKAGTPAAIWDQAYVSWLQSQRQRYRHRRRPLVTEMI, encoded by the coding sequence ATGATAAGTCGTCGGCGTTTTCTTCTGGGAGCCGGTGCCAGTCTGTTTTCAATCAAGACCGGTAATTTATTTGCCAGACAGAATGTGATTCCGCTGTGGCCTGATGTGCCGCCGGGCGGCGGCGGGCCTACGGGCGCGCTGCATATCAATAAGTCCGGTTCCTGGTCTAATATCGTCTCGCCATCAATACAGCGTTTTCAGCCTGAAAAGCCCAACGGTGAAGCGGTGCTGATCGCTGCTGGCGGCGGCTATAACTGGATCGGCATGGGACGCGAAGCCTGGCCCGTGGCTCACTGGCTGAACGGCTTTGGCTATACCACCTATGTGCTGAGCTATCGTCTGCCTGGAGAAAAATGGCATGCAGGCCCGCTGGCGGCGTTACAGGATGCGCAACGGGCGATTCGTCTGGTTCGGGCGATGGAAGGGCGCGTGCATGCGCTGGGTTTTTCCGCCGGTGCGCACCTGCTGGGAATGGCGGCTGCCCGGTCCGGATTCGCCAGCTATAGCCCGCAGGATGAACTGGATGCCAGCGCGGCGGTAGTTGATAGCGTGGGATTAATTTATCCGGTAATTACGCTGGAGGCGCCCTATAACCACACCACTACCCATCGCATTCTGACCGGCAAACACGCCACGCCGCAGGAAGAGGCTGAGTGGTCCATTGAGAATTATGTCACTGCGGCTTATCCGCCTACGTTTCTTGCGCAGGCAGAAGATGATCGGGTCTCGCCGCCGCAAAATTCAACCATTATGCGTGATGCCTGTCGTCGCGTTGGCGTGCCGGTTGAGTGGGTTCAGATCAGCCAGGGCGGCCACGGCTTTGGTCTGGGAAAAGCGGGAACGCCAGCGGCTATCTGGGATCAAGCTTATGTAAGCTGGCTACAGTCGCAACGGCAGCGTTACCGGCATCGTCGTCGACCGCTGGTAACGGAAATGATTTAA
- a CDS encoding cation:proton antiporter → MDFLAWTATSGGLLLIMSLASGWIHRGPVTSFGLFLLIGILFGPWVLNFVSLDLLSHPELTAHITEITMAASLFITGLKLRLPQRLANWRDGLLLAFPAMLLTVLGMMVVIHLITGFSWPLSLAFAAIVAPTDPVLASLISVNHAGDEDELRVALSSEAGLNDGSALPLLMLALLLFHNTEPLSAGFFGHWLAKDVLWAIGMGTLIGYSFGRIVGIVATRLRTVNSDTAPNDFLTLALIAITYAAAQYVEASGFLAAFAAGVGLRRAEIHVVRTFPPKEQPENERIPPAELLVNPNQRHVQEQDYTPAHTVGLVVGDALSFGDTVERLLAALMVVVLGVTLALHWNSTGLLLAAILFLVIRPLAVWIATIGTGIPFGRRILIGWLGIRGIGSINYIAYAWVHGMSGPQADAMVDMALTLVAASVVIHGITVTPLLNRRQAWQQARRKTKEQKQQDEQTRRE, encoded by the coding sequence ATGGATTTCCTTGCCTGGACCGCCACCAGCGGCGGGTTGCTCTTAATTATGTCTCTGGCATCGGGCTGGATCCACCGTGGCCCGGTGACCTCTTTCGGCCTGTTTCTGCTGATCGGCATTCTGTTTGGTCCCTGGGTACTCAATTTTGTCTCGCTCGATCTGTTAAGCCATCCTGAGCTAACCGCGCATATCACTGAAATCACCATGGCCGCCTCGCTGTTTATTACCGGTTTGAAGCTGCGTCTGCCGCAGCGGCTCGCCAACTGGCGTGATGGATTGCTTCTGGCGTTTCCCGCCATGCTATTGACGGTACTGGGAATGATGGTGGTCATTCACCTGATTACCGGCTTCTCCTGGCCGCTGTCGCTGGCGTTCGCGGCTATTGTCGCGCCAACGGATCCGGTGCTGGCCAGCCTGATCTCCGTTAACCACGCGGGTGATGAGGATGAGTTGCGTGTCGCGCTCTCCAGCGAGGCGGGATTAAACGACGGCTCGGCGCTGCCGCTGCTGATGCTGGCGCTGCTGCTGTTTCATAATACCGAGCCGCTTTCAGCCGGTTTCTTTGGTCACTGGCTGGCCAAAGATGTGCTGTGGGCGATTGGGATGGGCACGCTGATTGGCTACAGCTTTGGTCGCATCGTTGGCATTGTGGCGACCCGGCTGCGAACCGTGAACAGCGATACCGCGCCGAACGATTTTCTGACGCTGGCGCTGATCGCCATTACCTATGCGGCGGCGCAGTATGTTGAAGCCTCCGGCTTTCTGGCGGCCTTTGCAGCGGGCGTGGGGTTACGCCGCGCCGAGATCCACGTCGTGCGAACTTTCCCGCCGAAGGAGCAGCCCGAAAACGAACGCATTCCGCCCGCCGAACTGCTGGTGAACCCCAACCAGCGCCATGTACAGGAGCAGGATTATACGCCAGCGCATACGGTAGGGCTGGTTGTGGGCGATGCGTTATCGTTTGGTGATACGGTCGAACGCTTGCTGGCGGCGCTGATGGTGGTGGTGCTGGGCGTTACGCTGGCGCTGCACTGGAATAGTACCGGCCTGCTGCTGGCGGCTATTCTGTTTTTGGTTATCCGCCCGCTGGCGGTATGGATCGCCACTATCGGCACCGGTATACCTTTTGGACGGCGCATATTGATTGGCTGGCTGGGCATTCGCGGCATCGGCAGTATTAACTATATCGCTTACGCCTGGGTGCATGGCATGTCTGGCCCGCAGGCCGACGCGATGGTCGATATGGCGTTAACGCTGGTTGCCGCCAGCGTAGTGATCCATGGTATTACGGTCACGCCGCTGCTTAATCGTCGCCAGGCCTGGCAGCAGGCGCGACGCAAAACGAAAGAGCAGAAACAGCAGGATGAACAGACGCGGCGAGAGTAA
- a CDS encoding TIGR00645 family protein: MERFTENLMYASRWLLAPVYIGLSLGLLALTIKFFQEIIHLLPNILDIAENDLVLLLLSLVDMTLVGGLLVMVMLSGYENFVSKLDIDEHKEKLSWLGKMDSGSLKNKVAASIVAISSIHLLRVFMEARHVANDKLMWYVIIHLTFVFSAFLMGWLDYITRQDKKDH; this comes from the coding sequence ATGGAACGTTTCACCGAAAACCTGATGTACGCATCGCGCTGGCTGCTGGCACCCGTTTATATTGGTTTATCGCTGGGGCTGCTGGCGCTGACAATTAAGTTTTTTCAGGAAATTATCCATCTGCTGCCCAATATTCTGGATATTGCAGAGAACGATCTGGTTCTGCTGCTGCTGTCGCTGGTGGATATGACGCTGGTCGGCGGATTACTGGTGATGGTAATGCTTTCCGGCTATGAAAACTTTGTGTCTAAGCTCGATATTGATGAGCATAAAGAGAAACTGAGCTGGCTGGGGAAAATGGATTCCGGTTCGCTGAAAAACAAAGTGGCGGCATCCATCGTGGCCATCTCTTCCATCCACCTGCTGCGGGTGTTTATGGAGGCGCGACATGTCGCTAACGATAAGCTCATGTGGTACGTCATTATTCATCTGACCTTTGTTTTTTCAGCTTTTCTTATGGGCTGGCTCGATTACATTACGCGTCAGGATAAGAAAGACCACTGA